The sequence CCAAGCACTTGAACAGCTTGAATCTGGCAGTGAAGTGAACGCCATTGGTTGGCTTATGATGCAAATCGCACAACTACCAGGTTGGTCAAATGTGCCAGCCAAAGAGATGGCGGATGCACTGCAGGGTGATTGGTACAAGACCATGCCTGTGCAGGGTGACATTGCTAAACCGCGTGTCGTTGATGCTATGGCAACGCTAAACCGTCTACGTAAAGCGCAATTCAAAGGTTAACCCAAACCTAGTTCAAGTTAAAAGCGGCTTTACCTATCATATACTCGGTATCAGCCGCTTTTATTATGCGCGCAACACATTCCAAGCTTCGCACAGTACACGGAACGTCTCTGCATCCCCAGACGCTCTATCTGGGTGCCACTTTAGAGCCAACACTCGCCAGCGTTTTCTGATCGCCTGTGAATCGGCATCAGCGTCAAGATCAAACAGTTGCAAAGCATGCTGCCTACCCTCAATCGTTGTCTCTTTGGCCTTACCAATAAATCGAGAATAACGCTGCCAAAACTCATTCAGCAGACGCTTCACCTCCCCCTCTTCCGCCTCATAATGGGACCAATCCATATAGTAATCGCGTAAAGGATCATTCAAATCGATACAGCATTCACAGCTCACATACGTCAGTTGTATATCCATTGCTTGAACCTGCAACCATCTCTCCGGGTATAGCAGCGCTTGAAGCTGATACAGTGCGTTCATCATCAAATAATTACGCTTAAAAAGGTCTTTTTCACTGCATTCATCTAATGTGGGGACTAAGCCCTGCTGCTGGAGCTCTCCTGCTAGGGTATGTACTTTCCAATTATCGGGTTGGCGCTTGAGCACTTCATAAATCGGCCAAACCAAGGGGTTCTCCATTTCGGAACCACCATGTATTACTGCATCGTTTGTCAAAGTGACTCTCTTACAAAATTAACCGTGTCTACTGGTAAGTATAGGAATAATCGAGATATGATCATCTAACTTATTGGTCTGATTATCAATAATAGATAAGAGCGGTATACCGAGATGGTAGGCAACGATAAAAATGACTAGGATTTTGCCGCGGGGTCATCAAAGGGATATGGAGCGACTTAGAAAGACGCCTTCATGGGTAAACTAATCTCGTTCACAATATGGCTATTCACCACCTTGCGTTTGTTCACCAAGCCAGGTCAAATAAGGGTTAAAGCCTTCCACAAACGGAACCATAACAATCTGGGGAACATCGTAGGGATGAACTCGTTGAATCTCTTGTTCCACCTTTGGGTAGAGGCAAAGGCGAGTTTTAATCACCAAAAGTGATTCTTTATCGTTACAGATTTTGCCCTGCCAAACATAGTGGCTGTCGATAGGGAGCACCTGGATGCAACCCGCGAGTTGTTGGTTTAACAAACTATCGATAATTACCTGCTCGTCACCGGGTTCAACAGTGGTGAGCACCATGCCATACTCACTACTCATCTCTATATCTCCACATCGGTCACTTGAACGCCTTGCTCTCCAAGCTTTGTCGCGAGACTCACGGCGAAGTCACCGCTACTTAGTGACGATTCACACGAAATATCGGAAATCAAACAGCCTTGCTCGGTTTGGGTAACCAAACCTGCCCCAATGGGTGCGCCATCAGCAAAGGCGAGATAAAGCTCACAGGGTTCGGAATAGATAATTTGAGATAAGAATTCCAGAATCAAATCTTGGTCATCTTGAGATGGCCACAATTTCGCTTGAAGTAAAGAAAACATTACTGTCAAACGGTGAAAATCGACAAGATAGATTGAATCGGCAGGCAATGAAGCTTCACCCGCAACCTCATCAATCGACAGAACTTGAGAGGTGTTGTATCGACTAAAATACAGCTCTCGGCCTTTGAGACTCTCTTTGGTGGGATACTCCACTTCAACTTGATTATGCAACCAATCATTTTTCGCGATGACTATCGCTGGAAGGGTGTCCATGCTATCGATGGTCCTTGTATTGTACTGATTGAGTTCAAGCATACGCATCTAAACGCCGTGCCTCAAGGCAATTTGGTGTAAACCCAATAAAACTTGGGCTACACTGATGAAAAACAGGTAACGGAACGTAACATGATGAAAAATTTACCAGTTATCGGCCTATCAAACACCGTTGCATCCGTTTATTGAGCGCTAAAGCATATAAGGACAAATAATGAAAAAACGACTTCTAGCAACAGGCCTAGCAACGCTACTCGCCGGTTGTGGTGGCGACAACGTTGGCGACGTTTCATTGGGCATTTTTACCCTCAAGGATATCAAAATCAGCTCACTTCAAGATGAGGTAGTCACGGGTGTCACCTGTCACATCGCCTCTATCGAAGCCAATCTTAGCCTATCGGACCCAAGTGACAGTTCTATCTCGTGTCGACAAACCGGTGATATTACGCCAGAGATGATTGCAAAAATTGATAAGAGCTCATCAGGTGAAGTCGTATTTAAGAAATCCAAGAGTATCTTCTTCAAAACCATGAAGGTACGCCGCATTTACGATCCGAAAAATCAAACACTACTTTACCTCTCTTACACGACAAAAGAGACGGAAGGCAGCTTCAAGCACAGCTTATCTACCGTGCCGTTATGGGGCACACAAGCGTACGGCGCCGTGACCGAAGAAACGAAATAGCGCGCTTGCACAGGTGATCATGACAAACTTACCTGTGCAACTTTCAAACGAAGAAGTTTAAATCGGCTAAACTTAAATCAAAATCGCGTGAATACACTGCAACTTTTGCAACGTGCTCAAATATTTTGTGATAGTATTCACAACCCGTTTTCTACTACCTCCTGTATTATGAAATTTCCAGGCCAACGCAAATCAAAGCACTACTTCCCTACGCAAGCTCGTGATCCACTCATGAATCAAATGCATGATGACAAAGAGAAGCTGCACCGCCCTACGATTGTCGGTGTTGGGCAAACCATCGTAGATATTGAAGCGCAAGTGGATGATGCCTTCCTTGAAAGATACAACCTGAGTAAAGGTCACTCATTAGTTGTCGAACAGCATGTAGCTGACGCTCTATACAAGGAGCTAGTAGATCGTGAATTAATTACTCACCAATTCCCAGGTGACACCATTGGTAACACCCTTCACAACTACTCAGTGCTCGCTGATAGCAAATCTGTGCTGCTCGGTGTCATGTCGAAGAACATTGAGGTGGGCTCTTACGCATACCGTTACCTTTGCCGCACATCATCGCGCATGAACCTAAATCATCTACAAACAGTAGATGGCCCGATTGGTCGTTGTTACACCCTCATCACCTCTTGTGGTGAGCGAACGTTCGCCATCAGTGAAGGTCACATGAACCAGCTAGAGCCTGAAAGTGTTCCAGAAAGCGTGTTTGAAAAAGCCTCTGCGCTAGTGGTGTCCTCCTACTTGATGCGCGGTAAAACAGGCGACCCAATGCCAAAAGCCGTTGCTCGCGCAGTAGAACATGCGAAAAAACATAACGTTCCTGTTGTTCTTACGCTTGGGACTAAGTATGTTATCGAGGGTAACGAAGAGTTCTGGCAAAACTACATCCGTGACAATGTCACCATTCTTGCGATGAATGAGGAAGAAGGTGAAGCACTGACGGGTGAAAAAGATCCACTGCTCGCCGCTGACAAAGCATTAGATTGGGTTGATTTGGTGTTGTGCACAGCCGGTCCAATTGGTCTTTACATGGCGGGTTACACTGACGAAGAGCACAAGCGCGAAACCGATCACCCGCTACTACCGGGTAAAATTGCTGAGTTCAACAAGTTTGAATTTAGCCGTGCGATGCGTAAGTCAGATTGTAAACAACCAGTGAAAACCTATTCTCATATCGGCCCTTATTTAGGCGGCCCGTTAGAGATTAAAAATACTAATGGTGCGGGTGACGCGGCTTTATCGGCACTTCTGCATGATATGGCGGCAAACTTATACCATCTCAATAACGTGCCGAACTCTTCGAAACATGAAGCACCGTTTTTGACCTACTCTTCGCTGTCACAGATTTGTAAATACGCAAACCGTGTAAGCTACGAAGTGCTCAAGCAGCACTCTCCACGCTTAACTCGTAGCCTTCCAGAGCGTGAGGACAGCTTAGAAGAAGCTTACTGGGATCGTTAAGTATGAAAACTAAATTTCAATACCCGATTGGTGTCGCAGGACAACCTTGGGGTGAAGAAGAGAAAAAAGCTTGGCTCGATAGCCGCAAAGTTCACCGTCTTTATCAAGAAGAAGTTGTGCCAAAGATCCACGCTTTGGCTGACCGCTTTGAGGTGTGCCAATATGGCGCGCTGAGTTATGATGAAACCCGCTTTCCACTGCTTTGCCTAAAGAGCAAACAGTGGGATGAAAGCAAGTCGATTGTTGTGGTGACGGGTGGCGTGCATGGTTACGAAACCAGTGGCGTGCATGGTGCACTGCTGTTTGCTGAACAATTTGCCCCTCAATATGAAACCGCGTTTAACTTCATCATTGCACCTTGCGTGAGCCCATGGGGCTATGAAGTGATCAACCGCTGGAACCCTAAAGCCGTCGACCCGAACCGTTCGTTCTATGAAAACTCGCCTGCGGAAGAGTCTGCAGCACTACGTGAACTCGTGAAAGACCTCGATGTATTGGCGCATTTTGATCTTCATGAGACCACAGATTCAGATGAAACTGAATTCCGCCCTGCTCTAGCTGCTCGTGACGGTAAAGAGTACATCGAGGGTATGATTCCTGATGGCTTCTACACGGTGGGTGATACTGAAAATCCACAACCTGATTTCCAAAAGGCGATCATCGATTCGGTTCGCAAAGTGACACATATCGCTCCAGCTGATGATAAAAATCAAATCATTGGTGCCGATGTGGTTCAAGAAGGTGTGATTCTATACCCGATGGTTGAACTCGGCTTGTGTGGCGGTGTCACTAACTGCCAGTTCGGTACAACGACTGAAGTTTATCCTGACAGTGAGAAGGTGACAGATGACGAATGTAACCGCGCTCAAGTGGCTGCCATCGTGGGTGGGTTAGACTATCTAATCAATCGATAGCCTCGCTACAGTTTAACACTGATTTACTAAGCCCAAGTGACTGATGTTGCTCGGGCTTTGTTGTATCTGAGTCTCAATAAAGCGACTGGAAGAGGTTTCTTCTAAATCCAAATATTCAACTACACACATAGAGGTATGATAGTAGCACCAAGTCGTTGAGTTTTAAGGATGAACATAAGGTGATATCACAAAAAGAAATTCAATATTGCAGCGCGTGTGATACTCAAACAACACACACGGTTGTTTTAGTCCGCGAAGAACCAAAGGAATCAAAACTGAAAGACTTTGTTTACGGCATGATCAAAAGTAGTTTTATCGGAGGCTTTTACAGCGCCATGGACGACTTTTCCCGCCACAGTGTTTGTGAACAGTGTGGCAAGAAAACCCTTAACGATAATCTTACTTAGTTATTTTGTTACGCTAGAGAAGACGATTTTTGTACTGCTCTGGCGTTTGTCCAGAGTATTTCTTAAACATACTAATAAACGGGCTGGCTTGGTTATAGCCTAAGGTCAAAGCCACTTCTTTTACTGAATGTCCTTTGCGCAGTAGCTCCATCGAATAGAGATAGCGAACTCGTAATCGCCACTCAGTAAAGCTCATTCCCAGCTCTGTCTGACAGTGACGAGCCAAGGTTCGCTCAGTCGTGTGTACCTTCTCTGCCCATTGAGACAAAGAAGTATCATCCGTTGGGTTTTCTTCTACATGAGCTAATATCTTGGCGAGAA comes from Vibrio astriarenae and encodes:
- a CDS encoding flavodoxin — protein: MRMLELNQYNTRTIDSMDTLPAIVIAKNDWLHNQVEVEYPTKESLKGRELYFSRYNTSQVLSIDEVAGEASLPADSIYLVDFHRLTVMFSLLQAKLWPSQDDQDLILEFLSQIIYSEPCELYLAFADGAPIGAGLVTQTEQGCLISDISCESSLSSGDFAVSLATKLGEQGVQVTDVEI
- a CDS encoding M14 family metallopeptidase, with translation MKTKFQYPIGVAGQPWGEEEKKAWLDSRKVHRLYQEEVVPKIHALADRFEVCQYGALSYDETRFPLLCLKSKQWDESKSIVVVTGGVHGYETSGVHGALLFAEQFAPQYETAFNFIIAPCVSPWGYEVINRWNPKAVDPNRSFYENSPAEESAALRELVKDLDVLAHFDLHETTDSDETEFRPALAARDGKEYIEGMIPDGFYTVGDTENPQPDFQKAIIDSVRKVTHIAPADDKNQIIGADVVQEGVILYPMVELGLCGGVTNCQFGTTTEVYPDSEKVTDDECNRAQVAAIVGGLDYLINR
- a CDS encoding CreA family protein, with translation MKKRLLATGLATLLAGCGGDNVGDVSLGIFTLKDIKISSLQDEVVTGVTCHIASIEANLSLSDPSDSSISCRQTGDITPEMIAKIDKSSSGEVVFKKSKSIFFKTMKVRRIYDPKNQTLLYLSYTTKETEGSFKHSLSTVPLWGTQAYGAVTEETK
- a CDS encoding DNA-J related domain-containing protein is translated as MENPLVWPIYEVLKRQPDNWKVHTLAGELQQQGLVPTLDECSEKDLFKRNYLMMNALYQLQALLYPERWLQVQAMDIQLTYVSCECCIDLNDPLRDYYMDWSHYEAEEGEVKRLLNEFWQRYSRFIGKAKETTIEGRQHALQLFDLDADADSQAIRKRWRVLALKWHPDRASGDAETFRVLCEAWNVLRA
- a CDS encoding inosine/guanosine kinase → MKFPGQRKSKHYFPTQARDPLMNQMHDDKEKLHRPTIVGVGQTIVDIEAQVDDAFLERYNLSKGHSLVVEQHVADALYKELVDRELITHQFPGDTIGNTLHNYSVLADSKSVLLGVMSKNIEVGSYAYRYLCRTSSRMNLNHLQTVDGPIGRCYTLITSCGERTFAISEGHMNQLEPESVPESVFEKASALVVSSYLMRGKTGDPMPKAVARAVEHAKKHNVPVVLTLGTKYVIEGNEEFWQNYIRDNVTILAMNEEEGEALTGEKDPLLAADKALDWVDLVLCTAGPIGLYMAGYTDEEHKRETDHPLLPGKIAEFNKFEFSRAMRKSDCKQPVKTYSHIGPYLGGPLEIKNTNGAGDAALSALLHDMAANLYHLNNVPNSSKHEAPFLTYSSLSQICKYANRVSYEVLKQHSPRLTRSLPEREDSLEEAYWDR
- the cutA gene encoding divalent-cation tolerance protein CutA, with the translated sequence MSSEYGMVLTTVEPGDEQVIIDSLLNQQLAGCIQVLPIDSHYVWQGKICNDKESLLVIKTRLCLYPKVEQEIQRVHPYDVPQIVMVPFVEGFNPYLTWLGEQTQGGE